The Euwallacea fornicatus isolate EFF26 chromosome 3, ASM4011564v1, whole genome shotgun sequence genome has a segment encoding these proteins:
- the Magi gene encoding membrane-associated guanylate kinase, WW and PDZ domain-containing protein 2, producing MSHSSDPNPLSQPLRVETEDPSVSETTNYYGQEKDSFNHGNEGHENDSLGPLPPKWEKAFTESGEAYFIDHTTGTSHWLDPRLSKFQKKSLEDCLDDELPYGWEKISDPHYGTYFIDHVNRRTQYENPVIQAKRAASQASARASRTYFTRDPSELCGQRIRTSLVKSSRGLGFTIVGGDDGVDEFLQIKSVVPKGPAWLDGQLQMGDVIVFVNDTCVLGYTHNQIVRLFQSISVGSTVQLEVCRGYPLPFDPNDPNTEVVTTIAVDAHLQSLSNDKRLLDTNYNFLEGEDCISRDEEQIDTPDDIDDLLKGINTMTLGKLEVRVRIVKGNLGFGFTIADSACGQRVKKILDRQRCKNLMEGDILLEINDISLQSLSHDEVVQVLKNCPYNNEATICVQRGCSNKTTNIRNKHRKLEPKYGSKDIVNAHRSKTPTADLYSTQPREVLPSRPKTPLVDTRNLSKTSLKDINSNSNEVHREFQNDVFPVDKVQLPSSIIDSHEEDELDVDIPENNQIKPSYEYPPPVDLKFSPYMPPPHRYDCACAFCSSPRPNVLDINNIDYPNNRKKVNNYWPYQINSRHDYITMHVVLNRLENGFGFRIVGGIEDKSQVAVGQIVPGGAADLDGRMQTGDEIVSVEGFSVLKAEHRQVVQLINAAAARGQVSLILRRRVFTPPGPGPVNYTSISWSLENTSPALPANHASPLVLASPTGPTYDVTVQRTESEGFGFVIISSVNKIGSTIGRLIEDSPAERCGRLRVGDYIVAVNHIDIMHLSHGDIVNLIKESGLSVTLTIAPNADL from the exons atgAGTCATTCAAGTGATCCAAATCCTTTATCCCAACCTTTGAGGGTGGAAACTGAAGATCCAAGTGTGTCTGAGACTACAAACTATTATGGGCAGGAGAAGGACAGTTTTAACCATGGTAACGAAGGACATGAGAATGATTCATTAGGCCCGTTGCCCCCCAAATGGGAGAAAGCATTTACTGAAAGCGGTGAAGCTTACTTCATTGA TCACACAACTGGAACTTCACATTGGCTTGACCCCCGGTtatcaaagtttcaaaagaaaAGCTTAGAAGATTGCCTTGACGACGAGCTTCCATATGGCTGGGAAAAAATCAGTGATCCTCATTATggaacatattttattgacCATGTGAATAGAAGGACACAATATGAGAATCCAGTAATCCAGGCCAAAAGAGCAGCCTCTCAAGCTTCAGCTAGGGCTAGTAGGACATATTTTACTAGAGATCCCTCTGAATTATGTGGTCAAAGAATAAGAACATCATTGGTAAAGTCTTCAAGAGGGTTGGGGTTCACTATAGTTGGTGGGGATGATGGGGTTGATGAGTTTCTACAAATTAAATCTGTAGTGCCAAAAGGTCCTGCTTGGCTGGATGGACAGCTTCAAATGGGGGATGTTATAGTCTTTGTTAATGACACATGTGTGTTAGGCTATACCCACAACCAAATAGTTAGGTTATTCCAATCAATTAGCGTAGGGTCCACAGTTCAACTTGAAGTCTGCAGGGGTTATCCCTTACCATTTGACCCAAATGACCCAAATACAGAGGTGGTTACCACAATTGCAGTTGATGCTCATTTACAATCTTTATCAAATGACAAAAGATTGCTTGACACCAATTACAACTTCCTTGAGGGTGAAGACTGTATATCCAGGGATGAGGAGCAAATTGACACTCCTGATGACATAGATGATTTGCTCAAAGGAATAAATACAATGACCTTGGGAAAATTGGAAGTTAGAGTTCGTATAGTAAAAGGAAACCTTGGATTTGGATTTACTATTGCTGATAGCGCCTGCGGACAGCGGgttaagaaaatattagaTCGGCAGCGATGTAAAAATCTTATGGAAGgtgatattttattggaaataaatGATATATCTTTGCAAAGCTTATCCCATGACGAAGTGGTTCAAGTTCTTAAAAATTGCCCTTACAATAATGAGGCTACGATTTGTGTGCAAAGAGGGTGTTCCAACAAAACCACGAACATTCGAAATAAGCATAGAAAACTTGAGCCTAAATATGGATCCAAAGATATTGTGAACGCACACAGAAGCAAAACACCCACTGCGGATTTGTACAGTACTCAACCTCGCGAAGTGCTGCCTAGTAGACCTAAAACACCGCTTGTAGACACGAGAAACCTCAGCAAAACATCATTAAAGGACATTAACTCCAACTCAAACGAAGTCCACAGAGAGTTCCAAAATGATGTTTTCCCTGTTGATAAGGTTCAATTACCTTCATCAATTATTGACAGCCATGAAGAAGACGAGTTAGATGTGGATATTCCAGAgaataatcaaattaaaccATCATATGAGTATCCTCCTCCTGTAGATCTCAAGTTCAGTCCTTATATGCCTCCTCCTCATAGATACGATTGCGCCTGCGCCTTCTGCTCCAGCCCCAGACCTAATGTATtagatattaataatatagATTACCCTAATAATAGGAAAAAAGTGAACAATTATTGGCCATATCAGATCAACAGCAGGCACGACTATATTACGATGCATGTTGTTCTAAATAGGCTGGAAAATGGATTTGGGTTTAGGATCGTTGGAGGAATAGAGGATAAGTCACAg GTGGCTGTCGGCCAAATAGTTCCTGGAGGTGCAGCAGACTTAGACGGGCGCATGCAGACAGGTGATGAGATAGTCAGCGTTGAAGGTTTTTCGGTACTCAAAGCAGAACACCGGCAAGTCGTTCAATTAATAAACGCTGCTGCTGCTAGAGGCCAAGTTAGTCTCATCTTGCGGAGACGGGTTTTCACTCCGCCTGGCCCAGGACCAGTTAACTACACCTCCATAAGCTGGTCTTTGGAGAACACCTCTCCTGCCTTGCCTGCCAATCATGCTTCTCCTTTGGTACTTGCCAGTCCAACTGGACCAACGTATGATGTTACCGTGCAAAGGACTGAGAGTGAGGGATTTGGTTTCGTTATCATATCCTCAGTCAACAAAATTGGATCTACTATTG GACGTTTAATTGAGGACAGCCCCGCGGAACGATGTGGAAGACTGCGCGTTGGGGACTATATTGTAGCTGTTAATCATATAGATATAATGCATTTAAGTCATGGCGATATTGTGAACTTAATTAAAGAATCCGGCTTATCGGTAACTTTAACAATAGCGCCTAATGCAGATTTATGA
- the ScsbetaG gene encoding succinate--CoA ligase [GDP-forming] subunit beta, mitochondrial: protein MSLWKSILKVSGKQEVYKVPVRYLNLLEYQSKNLLRRSNVAIQDFCMIDEEGEHGFDKFNAKEYVIKAQILAGGRGKGHFDTGFKGGVHITNRREEIPNLVKQMLGHKLITKQTPKDGISVHKIMIAESVNIKRETYVCILMDRQKNGPVIIASPAGGVDIEGVAVKTPELIKNMPIDIFEGITDSMANELADFLEFKGPLKAKAAEEIKKLWHLFVTVDAVQIEINPLVETDDGKVISVDAKLNFDDNAKYRQQDVFALEHIAESDPREVEAAKYNLNYIGMTGNIGCLVNGAGLAMATMDIIKLYGGEPANFLDVGGSVKEDQVLAAFKIITSDPSVKAILVNVFGGIVNCATIANGIVGALKSTPLRVPLVVRLEGTNASEARKIIKESGLNIQTAQTLDEAAQKAVQALK, encoded by the exons ATGTCTCTTTGGAAGTCGATACTTAAAGTTTCTGGTAAGCAAGAGGTGTACAAA GTACCAGttcgttatttaaatttgctggAATATCAAAGCAAAAATCTGCTGCGAAGGAGTAACGTGGCTATACAAGATTTCTGTATGATCGATGAAGAAGGAGAGCATggatttgataaattta aCGCCAAGGAATATGTCATCAAAGCTCAGATTTTGGCTGGAGGTAGAGGAAAGGGTCATTTTGACACTGGCTTCAAAGGAGGTGTTCACATTACCAACAG ACGAGAGGAAATTCCAAATCTTGTTAAGCAAATGCTTGGGCACAAGCTGATTACCAAACAAACACCCAAAGATGGGATTTCAGTAcataaaatcatgattgctgaaagtgtaaatataaaaagagAGACATATGTGTGCATACTAATGGACAGACAAAAGAATGGACCCGTTATAATTGCCTCTCCTGCAG GGGGAGTTGATATTGAGGGAGTCGCAGTAAAAACTCCTGagcttataaaaaatatgcctATAGATATATTTGAAGGGATCACAGACAGCATGGCCAATGAATTGGCTGATTTCTTAGAATTTAAAGGCCCCTTGAAGGCAAAAGCAGcagaggaaattaaaaaattatggcaTTTGTTTGTAACTGTAGATGCGGTACAAATTGAAATCAATCCTTTAGTTGAAACAGATGATG GGAAAGTAATTTCTGTGGACGCGAAACTTAATTTCGATGATAACGCTAAGTACAGGCAGCAAGACGTTTTTGCCTTGGAGCATATTGCAGAGAGTGACCCAAGGGAAGTTGAAGCTgctaaatataatttgaattaCATAGGAATGACAGGAAATATTgg TTGTTTGGTGAATGGAGCTGGTCTTGCCATGGCAACCATGGACATCATTAAACTGTATGGAGGAGAACCGGCCAATTTCCTAGATGTTGGTGGAAGTGTGAAAGAAGACCAGGTCTTAGCAGCTTTCAAAATAATCACTTCTGATCCCTCTGTAAAAGCCATTCTAGTCAACGTTTTTGGTGGAATAGTAAATTGCGCCACGATAGCTAATGGTATAGTTGGAGCTTTGAAAAGCACGCCTTTAAGAGTGCCTCTAGTGGTGAGATTAGAAGGAACCAATGCTAGTGAagctagaaaaataattaaagaatcTGGCCTAAACATTCAAACTGCTCAAACCCTTGATGAGGCAGCTCAAAAAGCTGTTCAAGCTTTAAAGTGA